Proteins found in one Miscanthus floridulus cultivar M001 chromosome 4, ASM1932011v1, whole genome shotgun sequence genomic segment:
- the LOC136550601 gene encoding ricin B-like lectin R40G2, protein MFGHHHHHHGHGGHQAPPPPPHEQTLYRIFCRADEAYCLTVRNDAVVLAPTNPRDESQHWYKDMRHSNKLKDAEGQPAFALVNRATGLAIKHSLGQSHPVKLVPYNPEYLDESVLWTESHDVGKGFRCIRMVNNTHLNFDAFHGDKDHGGVHDGTTVVLWEWAKGPNQSWKVLPWGDEAYEPRPPGPEPGYGGYRPPPGGPAAGGYAPPPPGPYPPPAQPEPGYGGYRPPPGGPAAGGYAPPPPGPYPPPAQPEPGYGGYRPPPGGPAGGYAPPPPVQDPGYGGYPPAPGNPAPGYGPPGYGNLPRALASEPTVRVFCKAGDGYSLTVRNGTVSLAPSNPRDEFQHWVKDMRHSTRIKDEEGYPAFALVNKVTGEAIKHSLGQSHPVRLVPYNPDFLDESVLWTESRDVGHGFRCVRMVNNIYLNFDAFHGDKDHGGVHDGTTVVLWEWAKGDNQRWKILPW, encoded by the exons ATGTtcgggcaccaccaccaccaccacggccacGGCGGGCACcaggccccgccgccgccgccccatgAGCAGACGCTGTACAGGATCTTCTGCCGCGCCGACGAGGCGTACTGCCTCACCGTGCGCAACGACGCCGTCGTCCTCGCGCCCACCAACCCCCGCGACGAGTCCCAG CACTGGTACAAGGACATGAGGCACAGCAACAAGCTGAAGGACGCGGAGGGCCAGCCGGCGTTCGCGCTCGTCAACAGGGCCACCGGCCTCGCCATCAAGCACTCGCTCGGCCAGTCCCATCCT GTGAAGCTGGTGCCCTACAACccggagtacctggacgagtcgGTGCTGTGGACGGAGAGCCACGACGTGGGCAAGGGCTTCCGCTGCATCCGCATGGTCAACAACACCCACCTCAACTTCGACGCCTTCCACGGCGACAAGGACCACGGCGGCGTGCACGACGGCACCACCGTCGTGCTCTGGGAGTGGGCCAAGGGCCCCAACCAGAGCTGGAAGGTGCTGCCCTGGGGCGACGAGGCCTACGAGCCGCGCCCGCCAGGGCCGGAGCCAGGCTACGGCGGGTACCGCCCCCCGCCGGGCGGCCCAGCTGCTGGGGGCTACGCGCCGCCCCCACCAGGGCCGTACCCACCGCCTGCCCAGCCGGAGCCAGGCTACGGCGGGTACCGCCCCCCGCCGGGCGGCCCAGCTGCTGGGGGCTACGCGCCGCCCCCACCAGGGCCGTACCCACCGCCTGCCCAGCCGGAGCCAGGCTACGGCGGTTACCGCCCCCCGCCgggcggcccagctggaggctaCGCGCCGCCCCCGCCTGTGCAGGACCCTGGCTACGGCGGCTACCCTCCGGCTCCGGGCAACCCCGCCCCGGGGTACGGGCCCCCCGGGTACGGCAACCTGCCTCGCGCGCTCGCGTCTGAGCCCACCGTGCGCGTCTTCTGCAAGGCCGGCGACGGGTACAGCCTCACCGTCAGGAACGGCACCGTGTCCCTGGCACCAAGCAACCCCAGGGACGAGTTCCAG CACTGGGTGAAGGACATGAGGCACAGCACTCGCATCAAGGACGAGGAAGGGTACCCGGCGTTCGCGCTGGTGAACAAGGTCACCGGCGAAGCCATCAAGCACTCCCTGGGACAGAGCCACCCG GTTCGTCTGGTGCCCTACAACCCGGACTTCCTGGACGAGTCGGTGTTGTGGACTGAGAGCCGCGACGTCGGGCACGGCTTCCGCTGCGTGCGCATGGTGAACAACATCTACCTCAACTTCGACGCCTTCCACGGCGACAAGGACCACGGCGGCGTCCACGACGGCACCACCGTCGTCCTCTGGGAGTGGGCCAAGGGCGACAACCAGCGCTGGAAGATCCTGCCCTGGT AG
- the LOC136552939 gene encoding ricin B-like lectin R40G2, which translates to MSWFGHHHHNQPAPPASGPNQVFKIFCRANENYCLAVRDGAVVLAPTNPKDEHQHWYKDMRFSTRVKDEEGMPAFALVNKATGLAIKHSLGQSHPVKLAPFSPDQEDASVLWTESKDVGKGFRCIRMVNNTRLNFDAFHGDKDHGGVHDGTGVVLWEWCKGENQSWKILPWGPEANAAAGAHAANGGVHPVRVFCKAGGEDYNLTVRNGTACLAPTNPRDEYQHWIKDMRHSTRVRDEEGYPAFALVNKVTGEALKHSTGQGHPVKLVPYNPEYQDESVLWTESRDVGNGFRCIRMVNNIYLNFDAFHGDKAHGGVHDGTEIVLWKWCEGDNQRWKILPW; encoded by the exons ATGTCGTGGTTCgggcaccaccaccacaaccagccGGCTCCCCCGGCGTCGGGGCCAAACCAGGTGTTCAAGATCTTCTGCCGCGCCAACGAGAACTACTGCCTGGCCGTCCGCGACGGCGCCGTGGTGCTGGCCCCGACCAACCCCAAGGACGAGCACCAGCACTGGTACAAGGACATGCGCTTCAGCACCCGGGTGAAGGACGAGGAAGGCATGCCGGCGTTCGCGCTCGTCAACAAGGCCACGGGGCTCGCCATCAAGCACTCCCTCGGCCAGTCCCACCCG GTGAAGCTCGCGCCTTTCAGCCCTGACCAGGAGGACGCGTCGGTGCTGTGGACGGAGAGCAAGGACGTGGGCAAGGGCTTCCGCTGCATCCGCATGGTGAACAACACCCGCCTCAACTTCGACGCCTTCCACGGCGACAAAGACCACGGCGGCGTGCACGACGGCACCGGAGTCGTCCTCTGGGAGTGGTGCAAGGGCGAGAACCAGAGCTGGAAGATCCTGCCGTGGGGCCCCGAGGCGAACGCCGCGGCGGGGGCCCACGCCGCCAACGGCGGCGTGCACCCCGTGCGCGTCTTCTGCAAGGCCGGCGGCGAGGACTACAACCTGACGGTGCGCAACGGGACGGCGTGCCTGGCGCCCACCAACCCGCGGGACGAGTACCAGCACTGGATCAAGGACATGCGGCACAGCACCCGGGTGCGGGACGAGGAAGGGTACCCGGCCTTCGCGCTGGTCAACAAGGTCACTGGCGAGGCGCTCAAGCACTCCACGGGGCAGGGCCACCCCGTGAAGCTGGTGCCCTACAACCCGGAGTACCAGGACGAGTCGGTGCTCTGGACCGAGAGCCGCGACGTCGGCAACGGCTTCCGCTGCATCCGCATGGTCAACAACATCTACCTCAACTTCGACGCCTTCCACGGCGACAAGGCACACGGCGGCGTCCACGACGGCACCGAGATCGTGCTCTGGAAGTGGTGCGAGGGCGACAACCAGCGCTGGAAGATCCTCCCATGGT AG